Part of the Gemmatimonadaceae bacterium genome, GAGGTTTTGCCAATCGACCTGCGCGGCCTCTCGCCGGCCAGCGGCGACATCGCGATCGGAGAAGCGCGCGACAGCTCGATCCAACTTCGCCAAACGATCGCGAACGCGCTCGTGTGCGGTGGAACTGCGTCGACGTGGATTCTCGCGCCATTTCTTGGCGCCGGGGCTAGATCGGCGGTCCCTGCCGTCGAGGACGGCGACACTGCTTGGGTTCTGCTCGACAGCGACTCCGGCGAGCAGTGGCGCGTGTTGCGTCTCAGAGCGATACGCCGGGCGTCCGACAGCTGTGCCGCCGTGACCGACGCCGATGGTGCAACCGTCTTCGACGTCACCCATCTCTGGGCAGCCGATCTGCGTGACAGTCTCGTCGCCACTCCAGGCGCAGTCCTCCGCGTCACACGCCCGCTGCGCTTCAGCTTTTATCGGGGCGGCGACGGCCGCTGGTACCTCGGCATGCGCAGTTGGAGCACTACGACTCTGCAATTCAACGGCATTCAGCCAGTCAGCGGACCGTTCGCCGCGGTCTCCGGCGATCGCGGCACGCGCTTCGTGTTTTTCGACAGCGCGGGCGAACGCATCAATTCCGGCGCTGCTGACACCCGCACGATTGCGCGGATTGAGTCCGTGCTCATTTCTGATACTGCGCCGGCGGCGATGGTCGCGCGTGAGTCGCTGACCGTTGTCGTGGCCCTGCGCAACCGCCAATGAGCGAAGACTCAGCTTGGAGTGCAGCGAGCGTTCCTGGGCAGCCCGGCGTAGCCCTCGTCTCCGTATTGTACTTCCTCGTCGTCTGCGCTCTGACGAGCGTGGCGGTACTCTTTGCGCAGCGTTTAGCCCATCGCAACGCGATTGCGACGGGGCACGGTGCCCAGCTGCTCGCCGCCGCCGAGGCGGCGGTCTATGCGACCGTGAGCAGTTGGAGCTCGGCGGAGCGAAGCCGTCAGGCGGTGGGCAGCAGCATTCGCATCATCGTGCCACCCAACGAGAACGTGATGACGACGATTCACATCACGCGCCTCACGATGCGC contains:
- a CDS encoding prepilin-type N-terminal cleavage/methylation domain-containing protein, with amino-acid sequence MLVRPASAGRSRPGFTLAEVSISLVLGALVLSLVFAIGGHLDAQLRREAIRVAVSEQLSGAAEVLPIDLRGLSPASGDIAIGEARDSSIQLRQTIANALVCGGTASTWILAPFLGAGARSAVPAVEDGDTAWVLLDSDSGEQWRVLRLRAIRRASDSCAAVTDADGATVFDVTHLWAADLRDSLVATPGAVLRVTRPLRFSFYRGGDGRWYLGMRSWSTTTLQFNGIQPVSGPFAAVSGDRGTRFVFFDSAGERINSGAADTRTIARIESVLISDTAPAAMVARESLTVVVALRNRQ